One Synechococcus sp. JA-2-3B'a(2-13) genomic window carries:
- a CDS encoding geranylgeranyl reductase family protein encodes MPQLYDCVIVGAGPAGGSAAYHLAKRGRSVLVLEKDPLPRYKPCGGGVSPMVAAWFDFDFGPAISLKIRQIRYTWRGGDPVVVDLDLKEPVWMVRRDVFDHYLIQQAQKQGAALQAECPVSGLEWQSDRWQVMTTAGPVWGRYVIGADGAKGSMAKWLGFQERRRRLAAALEAEVPLLQPQTAAAHFDFGAVSNGYIWNFPKADGYSIGAGTFRGGEKQNLREIAAQYAQSFGVDLKSVKPFGHPICLWDEDQPLHTQNALLVGDAACVIDPFTAEGIRPSLLTGMLAAQAIDQALGGDTEALANYSARVQQEWGSEMRWAKRIAALFYRFPGVGYRVGVKRPGATRRMGQILAGELRYSDVASSAIRKLSGGLLA; translated from the coding sequence ATGCCGCAACTCTACGACTGTGTCATCGTCGGCGCCGGCCCTGCTGGAGGATCTGCCGCCTACCATCTGGCCAAGCGGGGACGCTCGGTGCTGGTTCTGGAAAAGGATCCCTTGCCCCGCTACAAACCCTGTGGGGGCGGCGTTTCTCCTATGGTGGCGGCTTGGTTTGACTTCGACTTTGGCCCCGCCATTTCCCTCAAGATCCGGCAAATCCGCTACACCTGGCGCGGCGGCGATCCGGTGGTGGTCGATTTGGATTTGAAAGAGCCCGTTTGGATGGTGCGGCGGGATGTTTTCGACCACTACCTGATTCAGCAAGCGCAAAAGCAAGGGGCAGCGCTCCAGGCAGAATGCCCTGTCTCCGGCCTTGAGTGGCAAAGCGACCGCTGGCAAGTGATGACAACCGCCGGCCCGGTCTGGGGTCGGTACGTGATCGGGGCCGATGGGGCAAAAGGCTCAATGGCCAAGTGGCTGGGCTTTCAGGAACGCCGCCGTCGCTTGGCTGCCGCCTTGGAAGCAGAAGTGCCTCTCCTGCAGCCGCAAACTGCAGCCGCCCATTTTGACTTCGGCGCCGTCAGCAATGGCTACATTTGGAACTTCCCCAAGGCTGATGGCTACTCGATTGGAGCCGGCACCTTTCGGGGTGGAGAAAAACAAAACCTGCGGGAAATTGCCGCCCAATATGCCCAAAGCTTTGGCGTAGACTTGAAGTCGGTCAAGCCGTTTGGCCATCCCATCTGCCTCTGGGACGAAGATCAACCGCTTCACACCCAAAATGCCCTCTTGGTGGGAGATGCCGCCTGCGTTATCGATCCGTTTACCGCTGAAGGGATCCGCCCTTCCCTTCTCACCGGCATGTTGGCGGCCCAGGCCATCGATCAAGCTCTAGGCGGGGATACAGAAGCTCTGGCGAACTACTCTGCCCGCGTGCAGCAGGAATGGGGCTCAGAAATGCGCTGGGCTAAGCGGATTGCGGCGTTGTTCTATCGCTTTCCGGGCGTGGGCTACAGGGTGGGCGTCAAACGACCGGGAGCCACTCGGCGCATGGGCCAGATCTTGGCCGGTGAACTGCGCTACAGCGATGTGGCCAGCTCGGCCATTCGCAAGTTAAGCGGTGGTCTGCTCGCCTAA
- a CDS encoding ATP-binding protein: protein MNAAGIPLDKRQTFALRVDTTLDALDQVLTWFESFRNAGIPDPIWAECQLALVEGFTNAVRHAHRALPESTPIDIELLLMPQGLELRIWDQGQEFDLEEFARNLSDPTSPNANLESEGGRGILLMKALSTHLSYSRQADGRNCLVIGKRFDDPGSRPRLSVPGLGEQTTA, encoded by the coding sequence TTGAACGCGGCAGGGATCCCTCTGGACAAGAGGCAAACGTTTGCGCTGAGGGTTGACACAACCCTGGACGCGCTTGACCAGGTTTTGACCTGGTTTGAGTCTTTCCGAAATGCGGGCATCCCGGATCCCATTTGGGCGGAATGTCAGTTGGCTTTGGTAGAGGGGTTTACCAACGCCGTTCGCCACGCCCACCGCGCTCTGCCGGAAAGTACGCCCATCGACATTGAGCTGCTGCTGATGCCGCAAGGGCTGGAGTTGCGCATCTGGGATCAGGGGCAGGAGTTTGATCTGGAGGAATTTGCTCGGAACTTGTCGGATCCCACATCGCCCAACGCCAATCTTGAGTCCGAGGGGGGACGGGGTATTTTGCTGATGAAAGCTCTCTCTACTCACCTCAGCTACAGCCGCCAAGCGGATGGTCGCAACTGCCTGGTGATCGGCAAGCGCTTCGACGATCCTGGATCTCGCCCGCGTCTGTCGGTGCCGGGCTTAGGCGAGCAGACCACCGCTTAA
- a CDS encoding OmpA family protein has translation MARSSQLLTVALHSLSGILLVSSGIWVGMVLPQQAQPQPQPETNISPTQPASPTPPILPTLAPPQANPPVASPTADADPEENHESPTDLEAEIREIRQQVIQLLIRIEELESRLQRLRSQTAPEPVRESSTAAEIVPGEESTPAPTKTLTSFQVGTQTISLPGDLLFDFDKAEIRPEAASLLAQVAKSLEAMPGARVQVNGHTDNIGPLNYNLALSLRRANAVKDYLTKLLPEGHPISWTTSGFGPTLPVADNDTEAGRQRNRRVDLVIAP, from the coding sequence ATGGCTCGTTCGTCCCAGCTCCTAACAGTCGCTCTCCATTCCCTAAGCGGGATCCTCTTGGTCAGCAGCGGAATCTGGGTCGGGATGGTGCTTCCCCAGCAGGCCCAACCTCAGCCCCAGCCGGAGACCAACATCTCTCCCACTCAACCCGCTTCTCCCACACCACCGATCCTGCCCACCTTGGCTCCGCCCCAGGCCAATCCTCCGGTGGCCAGCCCAACAGCAGATGCAGATCCAGAGGAAAATCATGAGAGCCCCACGGATCTGGAGGCAGAGATTCGGGAGATCCGCCAGCAGGTGATCCAGCTCTTGATCAGAATTGAGGAATTGGAGTCGCGGCTGCAACGGCTGCGTTCTCAAACAGCCCCTGAGCCTGTCAGGGAATCTTCCACTGCTGCCGAGATCGTCCCAGGAGAAGAAAGCACCCCAGCCCCGACCAAAACGCTGACCTCTTTTCAGGTGGGAACCCAAACCATCAGCCTGCCGGGCGATTTGCTGTTCGATTTTGACAAAGCCGAGATTCGACCTGAAGCAGCCTCGCTGTTGGCCCAGGTGGCCAAGTCCTTGGAAGCTATGCCCGGCGCCCGCGTTCAAGTGAATGGCCACACCGATAACATCGGGCCCTTAAACTACAACTTGGCCCTTTCTCTGCGCCGCGCCAATGCGGTTAAGGACTATTTGACGAAGCTGCTGCCGGAAGGCCATCCCATCAGTTGGACAACCTCTGGCTTTGGTCCCACCTTGCCCGTTGCCGATAACGACACAGAAGCCGGACGGCAGCGGAACCGCCGTGTGGATTTGGTCATCGCTCCCTAG
- a CDS encoding XRE family transcriptional regulator, whose translation MSISSGSSFADRLRWVIGDEAVYAFGRRAGISDTALRSYLKGSVPSIDKAVKIAQVGQVNLNWLITGEGSPQLHPDAKAEYVYVPFVDVAASAGAGALVREESIESVIAFERNWLRTHLKGNPAELSLIRVQGDSMSPTLEDGDWIFVERQEGGDLGCEGIYVFQMDGDLLVKRLQRLPGSQVKVISDNPRFPPFVADLADPINGLTLIGRYRGRISFD comes from the coding sequence ATGTCCATCTCCTCTGGCTCTTCTTTTGCAGACCGCTTGCGATGGGTGATTGGCGATGAAGCCGTCTATGCGTTTGGGCGACGGGCCGGAATTAGCGATACGGCCTTGCGCAGCTACCTGAAGGGATCCGTGCCCAGCATTGACAAGGCCGTGAAAATTGCCCAAGTGGGCCAGGTCAACCTCAATTGGCTGATTACAGGGGAGGGATCCCCGCAGTTGCATCCCGACGCGAAAGCAGAGTATGTGTATGTGCCTTTTGTCGATGTGGCCGCCTCTGCCGGAGCGGGGGCGTTGGTGCGCGAAGAATCGATCGAATCGGTGATTGCTTTTGAGCGAAACTGGCTGCGGACGCACTTGAAGGGAAATCCTGCCGAGCTGAGCCTGATTCGGGTGCAGGGGGATAGCATGTCTCCCACGTTGGAGGATGGCGACTGGATCTTTGTGGAGCGGCAAGAGGGTGGAGACCTGGGCTGTGAAGGCATTTACGTCTTTCAGATGGATGGGGATCTGTTGGTCAAACGGCTGCAGCGCCTGCCTGGGTCCCAGGTGAAGGTGATCAGCGACAATCCCCGCTTTCCCCCTTTTGTGGCGGATTTGGCGGATCCCATCAACGGCCTAACCCTCATAGGGCGTTATCGAGGTCGCATCAGTTTTGATTAG
- the ndhC gene encoding photosynthetic/respiratory NAD(P)H-quinone oxidoreductase subunit C, which produces MFVLSGYEYLLVFLIVCSLLPILALGASALLAPKRRGSLRRSTYESGMEPFGQAWIQFNIRYYMFALVFVIFDVETVFLYPWAVAFHRLGLLAFVEALIFIAILVVGLVYAWRKGALEWS; this is translated from the coding sequence GTGTTTGTTCTGTCCGGCTACGAGTATTTGCTGGTTTTTCTAATCGTCTGCTCTCTGCTGCCGATTTTGGCTCTGGGGGCTTCCGCACTCTTAGCGCCAAAGCGGCGGGGATCCCTGCGGCGCAGCACTTACGAGTCGGGCATGGAGCCGTTTGGGCAAGCCTGGATCCAGTTCAACATTCGCTACTACATGTTCGCACTGGTCTTCGTCATTTTCGACGTAGAGACGGTGTTCCTCTATCCCTGGGCAGTGGCGTTTCACCGCTTGGGGCTGTTGGCCTTTGTGGAGGCCCTGATTTTCATCGCCATCCTTGTGGTGGGTCTTGTGTACGCCTGGAGAAAAGGAGCATTGGAATGGTCATGA
- a CDS encoding NADH dehydrogenase subunit K, whose protein sequence is MVMTSEKSQVLFPGAAPQVTTDLSNNVVLTTVNDLYNWAKMSSLWPLLYGTACCFIEFAAMLGSRFDFDRFGLLPRSSPRTADLIITAGTVTMKMAPALVKLYQQMAEPKYVIAMGACTISGGMFSSDSYTAVRGVDKLIPVDVYIPGCPPRPEAIMDAIVKLRKKIAAEDMRERGRLQQTHRYYTVKHNLKPVPEIITGKYLESETRQAPPPELAAAIGLPVPPALQTADFKQAEQQLKALQGGV, encoded by the coding sequence ATGGTCATGACGTCTGAGAAATCGCAAGTCTTGTTTCCGGGGGCTGCCCCCCAGGTGACTACCGACCTCTCCAACAACGTCGTTCTGACGACGGTGAACGACCTGTACAACTGGGCCAAGATGTCCAGCCTCTGGCCGCTGCTCTACGGCACTGCCTGTTGCTTCATCGAGTTTGCTGCCATGCTGGGATCCCGCTTCGACTTCGACCGCTTTGGCCTGTTGCCTCGTTCTTCGCCACGCACCGCTGATTTGATCATCACGGCGGGCACGGTCACCATGAAGATGGCTCCGGCGTTGGTCAAGCTTTACCAGCAAATGGCTGAGCCGAAGTACGTGATTGCCATGGGGGCCTGCACCATCAGCGGTGGCATGTTCAGCTCCGATTCCTACACGGCAGTGCGGGGGGTGGACAAGCTGATCCCGGTGGATGTGTACATTCCCGGCTGCCCCCCTCGTCCAGAGGCGATCATGGATGCCATTGTCAAGCTGCGCAAGAAGATCGCCGCCGAGGACATGCGGGAACGAGGCCGTCTGCAGCAAACCCACCGCTACTACACGGTTAAGCACAACCTCAAGCCTGTGCCGGAGATCATCACCGGCAAGTATCTGGAGAGCGAGACCCGCCAAGCTCCCCCGCCAGAACTGGCTGCGGCCATTGGCTTGCCAGTGCCCCCGGCTTTGCAAACTGCCGACTTTAAGCAGGCGGAACAGCAGCTCAAAGCCTTGCAGGGAGGAGTGTGA
- a CDS encoding NAD(P)H-quinone oxidoreductase subunit J, with protein sequence MAEENAQEKQAPPSAGEQSEPLVTLERGPVSQFLADNGFEHQYLGRDAAGVELLEVERDFLLPLCTALYAYGFNYLECQCGYDLGAGQPLVSLYHLIKLSDGADRPQEVRLQVKLPRQDPRLPSVYWIWKSADWQERETYDMYGIVFEGHPNLKRILMPEDWIGWPLRKDYITPDFYELQDAY encoded by the coding sequence ATGGCAGAGGAAAATGCCCAGGAAAAACAAGCGCCGCCATCCGCAGGCGAGCAGTCGGAACCCTTGGTGACGTTGGAGCGGGGCCCGGTTTCCCAGTTTCTGGCCGACAACGGCTTCGAGCACCAGTATTTGGGGAGAGACGCAGCGGGGGTAGAGCTGTTGGAGGTGGAGCGGGACTTTCTCCTACCCTTGTGTACCGCCCTCTATGCCTACGGCTTTAACTACCTGGAGTGTCAGTGCGGATATGACCTGGGGGCAGGGCAGCCACTGGTCAGCCTTTACCACCTGATCAAGCTGTCAGACGGGGCGGATCGCCCTCAGGAGGTGCGGCTCCAGGTGAAGTTGCCTCGCCAGGATCCACGCCTACCTTCCGTATACTGGATTTGGAAGTCGGCGGATTGGCAGGAACGGGAAACCTACGACATGTACGGCATTGTTTTCGAGGGACACCCGAACCTGAAGCGGATTTTAATGCCGGAAGACTGGATAGGTTGGCCCCTGCGCAAGGACTACATCACGCCTGATTTCTATGAGCTGCAGGATGCCTACTGA